The window TTTACTTGCAGAGTAATTAAGTATGGATGAAGAAGAACCCATGGATATTTCAGGAGAGTCTTTCTCTTTGGGAAGTCCATCTAGATTACAAAGAAATTCTGCCAGTAGAATTATTCCACGTCGACAGTCCTTTCCCATCAAACAGCAATCAAGGTCTGAGGATCGTCAGTTCTTGACTAGCAGAACTCCCAAACGTTTGTCTATGTCTGCCCTGCAGTCTAACTCAAGGGTAGATTACTCTAAGAGATATTCCTCAACTACACCTCAACACTATCAACCCAGTTCTGTAGAACTGCCACCTCCTCTGAGTGAACAAATCCACAACCATTCAACACCAATCAGAAGTTTGAGTGATCGTTATGAACGACCATCAAAAATTACACAGAGACATCATAAACATAAATCCTCGGACAAAGAGGAAGAGGAGGAAGATGATCCATACATTAGACGTAAAAACAGTCGCAGAAAAATTGAAAGGAAACGTTCAGAACCATATATAAGTATCAAACAGAAACTGGCTTTCATGGCATTTCTGGTAGTGTTGTTTATCATTATCCATATTATAAATAGTGCTAGACCAGGGCAGTGTAAGGTAACTGTTGATATTCCAAAACTAAAGGATCATCTCAAGAAGAATGTGTTTGGTCAGCATATAGCCTCAGATTTAGTATTATCACTGGCAAAGAACCTGTCTGTACATTTCCGTAAGTCCTTAAATAACTCCCAGACTGTTGTCTCTTTCCATGGCTGGTCTGGTATAGGCAAAAATCATATTGCAAAAATACTAAAACAGATGTTTCGACCAGTCAAAGTTAACACATTCCTTGTTCCCCTTCACTTCCCACATAGGTCTCAGGACCAGGAATACCAGGCACTGATCCCACAGTGGATAAAGGCTAATATTTCACTCTGTAACatgaatgtatttatttttgatgagATGGACAAAGCGTCAGACAGCGTGATCCAAGGACTTCAAACTGCTTTGACAGAAATCAAGAATTCCAATTTAACTACAAGAGTCTGGACCTTGTTTATTCTACTCAGTAACAGCAGAGGGTCAGACATCAACAATTATCTGTTCACTCA is drawn from Pecten maximus unplaced genomic scaffold, xPecMax1.1, whole genome shotgun sequence and contains these coding sequences:
- the LOC117320407 gene encoding torsin-1B-like yields the protein MDEEEPMDISGESFSLGSPSRLQRNSASRIIPRRQSFPIKQQSRSEDRQFLTSRTPKRLSMSALQSNSRVDYSKRYSSTTPQHYQPSSVELPPPLSEQIHNHSTPIRSLSDRYERPSKITQRHHKHKSSDKEEEEEDDPYIRRKNSRRKIERKRSEPYISIKQKLAFMAFLVVLFIIIHIINSARPGQCKVTVDIPKLKDHLKKNVFGQHIASDLVLSLAKNLSVHFRKSLNNSQTVVSFHGWSGIGKNHIAKILKQMFRPVKVNTFLVPLHFPHRSQDQEYQALIPQWIKANISLCNMNVFIFDEMDKASDSVIQGLQTALTEIKNSNLTTRVWTLFILLSNSRGSDINNYLFTQLENGRERENLTQEEFIPTLTSDTEGSWYASLLEEGLITHTVPFLPLTETHVKSCIIRDLYLKNMVPNKETIEKILGELPFNQPGEKGDRYSTTGCKRVSSKVDLHMDD